Below is a genomic region from Streptomyces puniciscabiei.
GCCGGGCTCCCGGCCCCCGTCGGTCGCCGAGCCGACCGAACCCCATGAGCCGCTCCCGCCCAAGCCCGACCAGACCGGCCCGGAGACCGTCTCCCCCACCGGACAGCCGACCGGCGCCGACCAGGCCCGGATGGCGCAGAGCGGCGGATTCCTGACCAACGCCCAGGGCACCCGGCTGTACGACACGGACCACTCGCTCAAGGCGGGACCCCGTGGCCCGGTGCTGCTGCAGGACCACCACCTGCGGGAAAAGGTCATGCACTTCGACCACGAACGCATCCCCGAGCGCGTGGTCCACGCCCGCGGCGCCGCGGCGCACGGGGTGTTCCGCAGCTACGGCACGGCGGCGAACGTGACGAAGGCGGCCTTCCTCGCCGAGGGCGTGGAGACGCCCGTGTTCGTCCGCTTCTCCACCGTGCTCGGCTCCCGGGGCTCCGCCGACACCGTCCGGGACACCCGCGGCTTCGCGACGAAGTTCTACACCAGCGAGGGCGTCTTCGACCTGGTCGGCAACAACATCCCGGTGTTCTTCATCCAGGACGCGATCAAGTTCCCGGACGTCGTCCACGCCGCCAAACCGCACCCCGACCGGGAGATCCCGCAGGCCCAGAGCGCCCACGACACCTTCTGGGACTTCGTCACCCTGCACACCGAGGCCACCCACCACACCCTGTGGAACATGTCCGACCGGGGCATCCCGCGCTCGTTCCGCACCATGGAGGGCTTCGGGATCCACACCTTCCGCCTGGTCGACGCCGACGGCGGGACCACCCTGGTGAAGTTCCACTGGAAGCCGAAGCTGGGCGTGCACTCGCTGGTGTGGGAGGAGGCCCAGATCATGGGCGGCGTCGACCCGGACTTCCACCGCCGGGACCTCGCCGACGCGATCGAGGCGGGCGCCTTCCCCGAGTGGGAGTTCGGGATCCAGACCTTCCCCGACACGCCCGAGCAGACGTTCGAGGGCATCGACCTGCTGGACCCGACGAACATCGTCCCCGAGGAACTGGCCCCCGTGCAGCCCATCGGCCTGCTCACCCTCGACCGCAACCCGTTCAACTTCTTCGCCGAGACCGAGCAGGTCGCCTTCCACCCCGGCCACCTCGTCCCCGGCATCGACATCACCGACGACCCGCTGCTCGCCGGCCGGCTCTTCTCCTACCTGGACACCCAGATCACCCGGCTGGGCGGCCCCAACTTCGCACAGATCCCGATC
It encodes:
- a CDS encoding catalase, whose amino-acid sequence is MSETNPLKRAAEKAADVLRGDGAGPEQGIPGKPGSRPPSVAEPTEPHEPLPPKPDQTGPETVSPTGQPTGADQARMAQSGGFLTNAQGTRLYDTDHSLKAGPRGPVLLQDHHLREKVMHFDHERIPERVVHARGAAAHGVFRSYGTAANVTKAAFLAEGVETPVFVRFSTVLGSRGSADTVRDTRGFATKFYTSEGVFDLVGNNIPVFFIQDAIKFPDVVHAAKPHPDREIPQAQSAHDTFWDFVTLHTEATHHTLWNMSDRGIPRSFRTMEGFGIHTFRLVDADGGTTLVKFHWKPKLGVHSLVWEEAQIMGGVDPDFHRRDLADAIEAGAFPEWEFGIQTFPDTPEQTFEGIDLLDPTNIVPEELAPVQPIGLLTLDRNPFNFFAETEQVAFHPGHLVPGIDITDDPLLAGRLFSYLDTQITRLGGPNFAQIPINRPHAPVNDMLRDGMHQTAVHQGVAPYRPNSLDGGCPFTAGADAGAFVEAPVRVPEATKVREAPASFDDHFSQPRRFWLSMTPVEREHIIGAYTFELGKCYEQAIKERALQVLANIDPELCAGVAIGLGLPAPEPTVPLADVAPSPALSQVGRTWPTDGRTIGIITGPDGDLDGVRAVRQEVLDGGMVPLVVAPAGGTLGDGPDAPAVQRTYATARSVEFDAVLVAGAPGIGVDAYGARDAKAGVPTGRDGTPDPRVGLLLAEAYRHGKAIGAAKGGETALEAAGISLDAPGVIAGDGATTVLQQLTRLLGSHRVWDRFPSSA